The Streptomyces sp. V3I7 genome segment AGGGCGGGGTTGACCGGGCTGAGCGCGGCCCCGAGCCGCCAGGCGGCGAACAGTGCCACCACCAGTTCGACCCGGTTGGTGAGCTTGACCGCGACGATGTCACCGGCGCGCACGCCGTGGCCGGCGAAGTGACGGGCGTACTGCTCGACCTGGTCCGCGAACGCGGCGTTGGACAGGACGCCGTGGCTGTCGTCGGTGAGGGCCGGGGCCTCGGGGGCTTGTTCGCGGCGCACGGCGGGCAGGCGGCTCAGGTTCATGGGGGGCTTCACCTCAGGGACGGCGAGGGGACGGATCCAGGTGAAGGTAGAGCCGGTCGTCCGGCAGGGGCGACGGCCGCGCGTCACAAGATCTTCGGCTCCTTTCGTGCCCCCGGCACAAACACAAGGGGACGGCGACGCCGTACAGTTCGGCCATGCCGACAGAACAGGCCCAGGTCGCTCAGCTGGTGGACCGTCTGGGGGCGGACCGGCACGAGATCGTCGCAGGCATGGTGCAGATGGTGCTCGGACAGATCAGCGACCTGGACCACGACGCCGCCACACGCTCCCTGCTGGAGGCGAGCATCGCCGAGAACGTCGTCGCCGCGCTGAACTTCCTCAAGCAGGACTTCGACGCCGACCTCCTGGAGGCACCGTCCTCCGCTCTGGCCTACGCCCGCGTGCTGGCCCAGCGCGACGTTCCCCAGTCCGCGCTCATCCGCGCCTACCGCATCGGCCACGCCCAGGTCCTCGACCACGCCCTCGGCTACCTGGACGAGGTACCGTCCGAACACCGCGCCTCGCTCGTCGTGACGATGGTCCGCCGCTCGGCGCAGTACATCGACCAGATCTGCGAGCAGGTCGGGCGCACCTACGAGCGCGAGCGCGAGCGGTGGGTGGCCAGCCAGGGCGGCGTCCGTCAGCACTGGGTCAACGAACTGCTGGGCGCCGGCGCGGTCGACCGGGCCGCCGCCGAGCAGGCCCTGCGGTATCCGCTGGACGCGGTCCACGTCGCGTGCAAGCTGTGGCCGGTCGGCCGGATGAGCTCCTTCGACCTGGTCACCGCCGTCGAGGACGTACGCGCGCACGCCGGTACGGTGCTGCGGGCCCGCGCGACCCTCGTCGTACCGACCGACGAACACGAGGCGCGCCTGTGGCTGGCGCTGCCCGCCTCGGGAGGCGTTCGACCGGAGGACCTGGTGCCACCGCAGGGCACCCTCCTGCACGCCGCCATCGGACGGCCCGGTGCGGACCTGGCCGGCTTTCGCGCCTCGGCGCGTCAGGCCGCCCGGGTCAAGGAGATCCTCGCCACCCGGCTGGGCAGCGCGCAGAACAAGGACGCCCAGGCCCGTCGCCCGCGCTGGGTGCACTATGTCGAGGTGGCCCCCGTCGCGCTGATGGCCAAGGACCTCGGTGCGGTACGGGACTTCGTGGCGGTCACGCTGGGGGAACTGGCGCAGTCCGGTACCCGCGGCGACACCCTGCGCGAGACGCTGCGGACCTTTCTCACCCAGCACCGCAGTCACGCGGCCGCGGCACAGACGATGAACCTGCACCGCAACTCGATCCAGTACCGGGTGCGGCAGGCGACGGCTCTGCTGCCGGACGGCGCCCGCAGCCTGGACGACGACTTCAACGTGCGCGTCGCGCTGCTCGCCGCGCACTGGTTCGGCGACGCCGTCCTGACCTGAACCCGGCCGTCGAACCGTACGGAAATGCCGCGCCCCCGCCGAGGAGTTCGGCGGGGGCGCGGCATGGTTCACGGGGCGCCGGGTGGTCCCGGGCGTCGGTGTGACCGGCTCCGGTCAGTGGTGCACCGGGGCCGGGATGTGCTGGGTACCGATGCGCTTGCGGAACACCCAGTAGGTCCAGCCCTGGTAGAGCAGGATCAGCGGGGTGGCGAACGCGGCGACCCAGGTGATGATCTTCAGCGTGTACGGGCTGGCCGCGGCGTTGCCCGCCGTCAGGCTCCAGGCGGCGTCCAGGCTGGAGGGCATGACCTCCGGGAACAGGGCCAGGAAGAGCATCGCGAAGGTGGCCACCACGGTGAGGCCGGAGAAGACGAACGCCCAGCCCTCGCGGCCGCGGCCGTTGAAGGCCAGCGCGATCAGCAGCGCCACCAGCGCGATCACCTCGGCGACCAGGCTGCGGGGGTTGCCCGTCTGGACCTGGGTCCAGGTCAGGACGGCCGCGACGAGGAGGAAGACCAGCACGCCCAGGCGCGTGGCCAGGGTGCGGGCCCGGCCGCGGATGTCACCGACGGTCTTCAGCGCCGCGAAGATCGCGCCGTGGAAGGTGAACAGCACCACGGTCATCACGCCGCCGAGCAGGGCGTACGGCTGGACCAGCTCGGAGATGCCGCCGACGTACTCCTTGTCGGCGCTGATCGGCAGGCCGTGGACCATGGCGGCGAAGAGCACGCCCCACAGGAAGGCCAGCACCAGCGAGGTGATGAAGATGGTCAGTTCCCAGTTGCGCTTCCAGGCGGTGCCGTTGCGCTTGGCCCGGTACTCGAAGGCCACACCGCGCAGGATGAGGCAGACCAGGATGACGAACATCGGCAGGTAGAAGCCGCTGAACATGGTGGCGTACCAGTCGGGGAAGGCGGCGAAGGTCGCGCCGGCCGCGGTGACCAGCCAGACCTCGTTGCCGTCCCAGACGGGGCCGATGGTGTTGAGCAGGACGCGGCGCTCGGTCTCCCCGCGGGCCAGGACCCGGGTCAGGATGCCCACGCCGAAGTCGAAGCCCTCGAGGAAGAAGTAGCCGGTCCACAGCAGGGCTATGACGAAGAACCATAGATCATGGAGGTGCACGGTCTCGGTCTCTCTGTATCAGTAGGCGAAGGCGAGCGGCTTGTCGGCGTCCTGTTCGGCGCCGGCCTCGGTACGCAGCTGCGGGTCCTTGGCGGGCGGCCGCTCCGAGGTGATCGGGCCACCGCCGGCGTACTTGACCAGCAGCTTGACCTCGACCACGGCGAGGATCAGGTAGAGCACGGCGAACCCGATGAGGGTGATCAGCTGCTCGGTGACCGAGACACCGGGCGAGACACCGTCGACGGTGCGCAGCAGGCCGACCACGGCCCACGGCTGACGGCCCATGGCGGTGAAGATCCAGCCGAAGCTGTTGGCGATCAGCGGGAAGGCCATGGTGAAGATGGCGGCCCGCCAGGCCAGACCGGTCAGCATCGGACCGAGCTCACGCTTGTTGGTGAGCATCATCCGGGGCACGTCGCACTCGCCGGTGTACTTGTCCGGGTGCACCCAGAACTTGCGCCGCGTCAGCCACAGGCCGGCCGCACCCAGCATGAACGACGTCATACCGAAGGTGATCATGGCCCGGAAGCCCCAGTACGTCACCGGGACGTTCGGCAGGTAGTCGGAGGGCTTGCCGCCGTACTTGGCCGCCTCGGCGGCCGCCGTGTCGTTGATGCCGGGGACCGCGCTGTGGAAGTCGTGGTGCGCCAGGAAGGACAGCACGCCCGGGACCTGGATGTCGACGACGTTGCGTCCCTGGTTCACGTCACCGATGGCGAAGGCGGAGAACGGGGCCGGGGCCTCGGTGTTCCACAGGGCCTCGGCGGAGGCCATCTTCATCGGCTGCTGCTGGAACATCACCTGGCCGAGGCTGTCACCGCTGATCGCGGTGCCGAGGCCGAAGATCACGGCCAGCGTCAGACCGACGCGCAGCGAGGTACGCATGGCCGCGACCTGCTTGTGGTCGTTCTTCTTGCCCGCGAGCTCGCGCCGCTTGGCGCGGAACAGGTGGATGGCGGAGATGCCGATGACGAAGGCCGCACCGGTCAGGAACGCCGCGGTGATGCTGTGGATGACGGTCACCACGGTGATCTTCTGGAAGAGCACGGCGGCGATGTCGGTCAGATGGGCCTTTCCGGAGGCCTTGTCGATCTGGTAGCCCACCGGGTGCTGCATGAAGGAGTTCGCAGCGAGGATGAAGTACGTCGACAGGATCGTTCCGATGGAGACGATCCAGATGCAGGCGCAGTGCAGCTTCTTCGGCAGCTTGTCCCAGCCGAAGATCCACAGACCGATGAAGGTCGACTCGAAGAAGAAGGCCAGCAGGGCCTCGAGCGCGAGGGGAGCGCCGAAGACGTCACCGACGAAGCGGGAGTACGCCGACCAGTTCATACCGAACTGGAACTCCTGCACCAGACCGGTGACGACGCCCATCGCGATGTTGATCAGGAAGAGCTTGCCCCAGAACTTGGTGGCATGGAAGTACTTCTCCCTCCCCGTACGGACCCAGGCCGTCTCCAGGCCGGCCGTGATCGCTGCCAGGCTGATCGTCAGTGGCACGAAGAAGTAGTGGTAGACGGTGGTCATGCCGAATTGCCATCGCGCGATGGTGTCCGGGGACAAGGCTGCTAGGTCCACGGCAGATTTCTCCTCACTCCACGGTGCCGCTCGCAAAAGCGGATATCTCCGCGATCGCCTACGTATGTGAATAATTCAGCAGCACACAGGAGTGGGTATATGTCGGCAATGGCACCGATATGTCGCATATGGTCGCGTTCGCACAGACGGTCGGCGGTGTTTTCCGCGGTGGCGAATGCTGTTTTCTCCCGTGCCAGGGAATGCTGAATTAGCGCTCGCCGATCATCATGGGGAGATTCCCCGAGGAAGTCAAAGAGGGGGGCTTGATGAGGCGATAGGTGGAGGTTATCTCTCATCGACATGCTTCTGACCAGGGGCGATACCCCTGGTCAGGCCCGGCTGAGGCCGGGATGCGGTCACCCGCAATGCATAGGTGCGACCTATTGGATCATCGAAGTCGCTTCTTTGACTTCGGTTCACGCGCCGGTGGATACTGGAGCCTACACAGATATTCGGAGAGAATAAAGGAATCACTCCGGCAGCCAGGGCTGCTGCCACGGCGGATAGTCGGCCACCAGGGCCTCGGCTTCCGGCGGCCCCCAGGAACCCACCGGATAAGGGAACACCGGCGGGGGATAGGACAGCAACGGCTGGACGATGCGCCAGCATTGTTCCACGACCGAGAACGGCGCGAAATACCGGTCGTCTCCCGTCAGTGCGGCGTACAGCACCCTTTCGTACGGCGCCTGCGGTTTCCCCAGTTCACGGGCGAATACCGTTTCGAGCGGGATTCGGCGCCATCTGTTGTCCTGGTCGAGCGCCGAAAGGTCCAGCCGCATTCCGGCGTCGGGGTCGATCCGCAGCACGATCTGGTTCGCCGCCACCTGGTTCGGATCCGGCAGGAAGCCCAGCCGGGGCGGCTCGCGCAGCATCAGCCGCACCTCGGTGTCCAACACCGGCAGCTCCTTGCCTGCCCGGATGAAGACCGGGACCCCGGCCCACCGCCAGTTGTCGATGTGCATCCGCAGCGCCGCGTAAGTCTCGGTGGTCGACCCCGGCGCCACCCCCGGCACCTGGAGATAGCCGAGGTACTGCCCACGCACGTAGTCGCGCACCTCGACCGCGGGCGTCGCCCGCAGCACCTCGACCTTCTTGGCCCACAGGTCCTCCGCGCTCGGACCGACCGGCGGGTCCATCGTCACCAGGGCCAGGACGAGCAGCAGATGGTTCTCCACGACGTCGCGCAGCGCGCCCACCTCGTCGTAGAAGCTGCCGCGCTGGGCCACCCCGAAGTCCTCGGCCATCGTGATCTGGATCGCCGAGACGCTGTCGCGGTGCCACAGCTCGTCCATCGCCGTGTTGGCGAACCGCAGGTACTCCAGCTCGATGACCGGTTCCTTGCCCAGGAAGTGGTCGACGCGCAGGATCTGCTCCTCCTCCAGCACCTGGCACAGCAGCTGGTTCAGCGCCCGCGCCGACGCCAGGTCGTGCCCGAAGGGCTTCTCCACCGCCACCCGCGCCCGCGCGACCAGTCGCGCCGCGCCGAGCTGCTCCACGATCGGCGCGTACAGCGCGGGCGGCATCGCCAGGTAGTAGAGGGGACGGCGGCAGCCGGAAAGACGCTGGGCGAGCCGCTCGTACGTCGCCGGATCCGAGGCGTTGCCCGCGACGTACGTCAGCCGCCGGGCGAGCCGGTCGAAGACCACGTCGGTCACGTGCTCACCGGACTCCTCGATCGCCTTGCGCGCCCGGTCCGCCAGCTGGGCGTCGGTCAGCTCACGGCGCCCGACCCCGATCACCGGGACGTCGAGCAGCCCGCGCCGCTCCAGCAGGTACAGCGCGGGGAAGGTCATCTTCTGCGCGAGATCCCCGGTCACCCCGAAGATCACCAGGGCGTCGGCCGTCCAGGACGTGTCCATAGGCTGCTGCTCCCTGCCTCGGCGGCAGCCGGGCCGGCACGGAGGCCGGCCCGATCGCGGTAGGGGTTTGCGATGTCAGACGTCGTAGTGCGTTGGAGGGAAGGGCGGACGGTCCTTGCGTGGCCTTCTCGACTCGGTGGGCAGCTTGCCCTCCTCGACCTGACGGTCGATCTCGACGACCTCGTCCTCGTACACCCGCTCCGGGGTGCTCCGGTGGGTGGGGAGACCGAGGGCCTGGCGGTCCACCGCCGTGCGCTCGGCGAGCTCGTCCGCGTTGGGGCGCCGGGGCATGCCGCGCCCGTGTCCGGTGTCCGGGTTTCCTTCGACCTCTTGGTTCGACTTGTGGTGATGCACCATGCTTCCTCCTGGTCAAGGGGACCGGAACCTACGGGACCCGGCGCCGTCAGGCGGTGTCGTCGTCGTTCTTGGCCGTCTTGCGCGGCTTCTTGGTGTCACCCTTCTTCGAGGCGTCCGTGCTGCTCTTCTCCGTGGTGGTCTTCTTCGCCGCCTTCGCGGTCTTCGCGGGGGCCTTGTCCTTGTCGCCGTCCTTGCCGCGGACGGTGACATGCAGGCTGTCCTCGCGGACGTCGACGACGACCGTGTCACCCGGCTCGGCGTCGCCGCTCAGCAGCAGCGTGGCGATGCGGTTGTCGACCTCGGTCTGGATGGTGCGGCGCAACGGCCGGGCACCGAACTCCGGTTGATAGCCGTGGGCGATGAGGAGCTTCTTCGCGGGCTCCGTGATCTCCAGGCCCAGCCCCTGCGCCTCCAGCCGCTTGCTGGTCTTGGCCAGCAGCAGGTCGAGGATCTGCTCCAGGTCCTTCTCGCTCAGCCCGTTGAACACGATGATGTCGTCGATCCGGTTGAGGAACTCGGGGCGGAAGAAGCCCCGCAGCATGTCCATCAACTCGCCCTTGATCTCGAAGACATCGCCCTCGTGGTCGATGATCAGCTGGGCGCCGATGTTGGACGTCATGATGATGACGCAGTGCCGGAAGTTCACCGTACGGCCCTGCGCGTCGGTCAGGATGCCGTCGTCCAGCACCTGCAGCAAGGCGTTGAAGACATCCGGGTGCGCCTTCTCGATCTCGTCGAACAGCACCACGCAGTACGGGTTCCTGCGCACCTTCTCCGTGAGCTGACCGGCCTCCTCGTAGCCGACGTACCCGGGAGGGGCGCCGACCAGCCGGGCGACCGTGTGCTTCTCCTGGAACTCGCTCATGTCGAAGCGGACCAGCTTGTCCTCGCTGCCGAACAGCTTCTCCGCGATGGTCTTGGCGACCTCCGTCTTGCCGACACCGGTCGGCCCCAGGAACAGGAACGAGCCGACGGGCCGGTCGGGGTCGCCCATGCCGGAACGGTTGCGCCGCACCGCCTGCGACACGGCCGCGATCGCCTCGTTCTGGCCGACCACGCGGGTGTGCATGTCCTCTTCGAGGTTGAGGAGCTTCTCCTTCTCGCTCTCCGTCAGCTGCGAGACCGGAATGCCGGTCCGCCGCGCCACCACGTCGGCGATGTCCTTGAGGTCGACCGTGACCACGCCCTCGCGGCGCTCCTCCATCCCGGTCAGTTCGCTCTCCGCCTCGCTGATCTCCTTCTTCAGCTCGGACGCCCTGCCGAAGTCCTCCGACGCGACCGCCTGGTTCAACTCGCGGCGCAGGCGCGCGATGTGCTCCTCGCGCTCGGTCAGCTCGGGCGAGGGGCTGGCGGCGCGCAGGCGGACCCGCGCACCGGCCTGGTCCATGAGGTCGATGGCCTTGTCCGGCAGGAATCGGTCACTGATGTACCGGTCGGACAGCGCGGCCGCCGCGGCCAGCGCCCCGTCCGTGAACCGCACGCCGTGATGCGCCTCGTACGCGTCCCGCAGACCCTCCAGGATCTCCACGGTCTCGTCGACGCTCGGCTCGGGCACCTTCACCGGCTGGAACCGCCGCTCCAGCGCCGCGTCCTTCTCGATGTACTTGCGGTACTCGTCCAGCGTCGTCGCGCCCACGACGTGCAACTCACCGCGCGCCAGCGCCGGCTTGAGCATGTTCGCCGCGTCCATCGAGCCCTCGCCGGTGGCACCCGCCCCGACGACCGTGTGCAGCTCGTCGATGAACAGGATGATGTCGCCATGCGACTCCTGGACGTCCTCGATGACCTTCTTCAGGCGCTCCTCGAACTGGCCCCGGTACTGCGAACCCGCGATCATCGCCGACAGGTCCAGCGCCACCACCCGCTTGTCCTTCAGGGTGTTGGGCACGTCCCCGGCCACGATCCGCTGGGCGAGGCCCTCGACGATCGCGGTCTTGCCGACGCCCGGTTCACCGACCAGGACCGGGTTGTTCTTCGAGCGCCGGGACAGGATCTCGACGGTCTCCTCGATCTCCTCGGCGCGGCCCACGACCGGGTCGAGCTTGCCGGCCTTGGCCTCCTCGGTGAGGTCCCGACCGTACTCGTCCAGCGTCGTCGTCGGCTTCTTCGCCTGGGCGCCACCCTCGGGCCGGCCCGGCTGCTCCGCCGCCGCCCCACGCAGCCGCTTGACGTCCGGCGCGTAGTCGCGCAGCAGACGGGCGGCGTCCGAGTCGGCGTCGGCGAGCAGGGCGCCGAGGATGTGTTCGGGACCGATATAAGTGGAGCCCATGTCCTGGGCGTGCGCGTACGCCTCGCCCAGGGTCCGCTTGGCGGCCGGGGTGAGGCCGGGTTCGGCAAAGGCCTCGCCGGGTTCCTGGGGAAGCGCGTCGGCGACCTTGTCCGCGAGCGAGTCGGGGTCGATGCCGGCCCGGGCGATCAGGGCACGTGCGGGGTCGACCTTCGTGGAGGCCCACAGCAGGTGCTCGGTGTCGAGCTCCGACGTCCCGTCCTCCGCCGCCCGCTGCGCGGCGAGGTTGATGAGCTCCTGGGCCGCGTCGGTCAGCAGCCGTCCGATGGGCACGCGCTGCACCGCGGGCGGTGACGAAGCGGGCGACATGCCGAAGAACCGATTCAAGAGATCGCTGAACGGATCCGACGATCCGAAAGCGGATCCAAACGACATCGACATGACATCTCCTGGTGACGGGGGGATACTCAATACTCAAACGCGATACCAACGGCTCCGCAAGCGGGGCGATTTCCCGCTGCCCCGGAGCCGGTCCAGTGGTGCGTATTGCGGCGCACGACACCTTTGAAGAGGACTTCACCTTTGAAGAGGGCTTCGTAGTTGCCGGGTTTATGCGGCGGCATGCATTTCGCGAGTCGTCTGGCGCGGAATGTTCGGCAGGCATAGCCTGAGGACAAATCGCCGTGTAGCGGCCCACGCCCGAATGGTGGAAGGGTGAGCAACTTGAACGCCTTCGATGAGGATCTGGAACAGAGGGAGCCGCGGGTAGGCCCCGTTCCTTCGGGACCACCGGAATATCATCCCTACCACCACCCCGCCGCGGGCTGGGGTGCGGCCAAGGCTGTTACCAAGTTCCTGGTCAATGAGCGCGAGCTGGTGGACGGTCCGCAGGCGATCATGCGGATGAACCACGAGCGGACGGGCTTCGACTGCCCGGGATGCGCGTGGCCCGATGACATGAAGGGCCTGAAGCTCGACATCTGCGAGAACGGCATCAAGCACGTCGCCTGGGAAATGACCCCCAAGCGCGTCACCCGTGAGTTCTTCGCCAACCACACGGTGTCCGAGCTCTCCGAGTGGACCGACTTCGCGCTGGAGGACGCGGGCCGGCTGACCGAGCCCATGGTCTACGACGCCGAGACGGACCACTACGTACCCATCAGCTGGAAGGACGCCTTCGAGCTGGTCGGCCGCCACCTGCGCAACCTGGAGAACCCGAACCAGGCGTCGTACTACACATCCGGCCGCCTCGGCAACGAAGCGACGTTCCTCTACCAGCTGATGGCTCGTGAGCTGGGCACCAACAACCTGCCCGACTGCTCCAACATGTGTCACGAGGCCAGCGGTCGCGCCCTGATGATGTCCCTGGGCACTGGCAAGGGAACCGTCGACCTCGTCGACTGGGAGGCGACGGACGCCCTGTTCATCATCGGTGTGAACGTGGCATCCAACGCTCCCCGGATGCTGACCTCCCTTGTGGAGGCCTACCACCGCGGCGCCCAGATCGTGCACATCAACCCGCTGGTCGAGGCCGCCGCCACCCGCGCCATCATTCCGCACGACTTCATGGACATGGCGCTGTTCAAGTCCACGCCGACCAGCACCCTGAACCTTCAGGTGCGCATCGGCGGCGACCTGGCCCTGATTCGCGGCATCGGCAAGGCCGTCCTGGAGATGGCGCAGTCCGACCCAAAGGCCGTGGACTGGGAGTTCATCCAGCGCCACACCAGTGGCTTCGACGAGTATAAGAACCTGTGCGAGAGCACGTCCTGGGAGGAGATCGAGCGCCAGTCGGGCATCCCGCGCGCGGACATCCTCAAGGCCGCGCGGATCTACCGCGAGGCCGACCGCAGTATCGTCAGCTGGTG includes the following:
- a CDS encoding CdaR family transcriptional regulator; protein product: MPTEQAQVAQLVDRLGADRHEIVAGMVQMVLGQISDLDHDAATRSLLEASIAENVVAALNFLKQDFDADLLEAPSSALAYARVLAQRDVPQSALIRAYRIGHAQVLDHALGYLDEVPSEHRASLVVTMVRRSAQYIDQICEQVGRTYERERERWVASQGGVRQHWVNELLGAGAVDRAAAEQALRYPLDAVHVACKLWPVGRMSSFDLVTAVEDVRAHAGTVLRARATLVVPTDEHEARLWLALPASGGVRPEDLVPPQGTLLHAAIGRPGADLAGFRASARQAARVKEILATRLGSAQNKDAQARRPRWVHYVEVAPVALMAKDLGAVRDFVAVTLGELAQSGTRGDTLRETLRTFLTQHRSHAAAAQTMNLHRNSIQYRVRQATALLPDGARSLDDDFNVRVALLAAHWFGDAVLT
- the cydB gene encoding cytochrome d ubiquinol oxidase subunit II, with protein sequence MHLHDLWFFVIALLWTGYFFLEGFDFGVGILTRVLARGETERRVLLNTIGPVWDGNEVWLVTAAGATFAAFPDWYATMFSGFYLPMFVILVCLILRGVAFEYRAKRNGTAWKRNWELTIFITSLVLAFLWGVLFAAMVHGLPISADKEYVGGISELVQPYALLGGVMTVVLFTFHGAIFAALKTVGDIRGRARTLATRLGVLVFLLVAAVLTWTQVQTGNPRSLVAEVIALVALLIALAFNGRGREGWAFVFSGLTVVATFAMLFLALFPEVMPSSLDAAWSLTAGNAAASPYTLKIITWVAAFATPLILLYQGWTYWVFRKRIGTQHIPAPVHH
- a CDS encoding cytochrome ubiquinol oxidase subunit I, with the protein product MDLAALSPDTIARWQFGMTTVYHYFFVPLTISLAAITAGLETAWVRTGREKYFHATKFWGKLFLINIAMGVVTGLVQEFQFGMNWSAYSRFVGDVFGAPLALEALLAFFFESTFIGLWIFGWDKLPKKLHCACIWIVSIGTILSTYFILAANSFMQHPVGYQIDKASGKAHLTDIAAVLFQKITVVTVIHSITAAFLTGAAFVIGISAIHLFRAKRRELAGKKNDHKQVAAMRTSLRVGLTLAVIFGLGTAISGDSLGQVMFQQQPMKMASAEALWNTEAPAPFSAFAIGDVNQGRNVVDIQVPGVLSFLAHHDFHSAVPGINDTAAAEAAKYGGKPSDYLPNVPVTYWGFRAMITFGMTSFMLGAAGLWLTRRKFWVHPDKYTGECDVPRMMLTNKRELGPMLTGLAWRAAIFTMAFPLIANSFGWIFTAMGRQPWAVVGLLRTVDGVSPGVSVTEQLITLIGFAVLYLILAVVEVKLLVKYAGGGPITSERPPAKDPQLRTEAGAEQDADKPLAFAY
- a CDS encoding glucose-6-phosphate dehydrogenase: MDTSWTADALVIFGVTGDLAQKMTFPALYLLERRGLLDVPVIGVGRRELTDAQLADRARKAIEESGEHVTDVVFDRLARRLTYVAGNASDPATYERLAQRLSGCRRPLYYLAMPPALYAPIVEQLGAARLVARARVAVEKPFGHDLASARALNQLLCQVLEEEQILRVDHFLGKEPVIELEYLRFANTAMDELWHRDSVSAIQITMAEDFGVAQRGSFYDEVGALRDVVENHLLLVLALVTMDPPVGPSAEDLWAKKVEVLRATPAVEVRDYVRGQYLGYLQVPGVAPGSTTETYAALRMHIDNWRWAGVPVFIRAGKELPVLDTEVRLMLREPPRLGFLPDPNQVAANQIVLRIDPDAGMRLDLSALDQDNRWRRIPLETVFARELGKPQAPYERVLYAALTGDDRYFAPFSVVEQCWRIVQPLLSYPPPVFPYPVGSWGPPEAEALVADYPPWQQPWLPE
- a CDS encoding ATP-dependent Clp protease ATP-binding subunit; its protein translation is MSMSFGSAFGSSDPFSDLLNRFFGMSPASSPPAVQRVPIGRLLTDAAQELINLAAQRAAEDGTSELDTEHLLWASTKVDPARALIARAGIDPDSLADKVADALPQEPGEAFAEPGLTPAAKRTLGEAYAHAQDMGSTYIGPEHILGALLADADSDAARLLRDYAPDVKRLRGAAAEQPGRPEGGAQAKKPTTTLDEYGRDLTEEAKAGKLDPVVGRAEEIEETVEILSRRSKNNPVLVGEPGVGKTAIVEGLAQRIVAGDVPNTLKDKRVVALDLSAMIAGSQYRGQFEERLKKVIEDVQESHGDIILFIDELHTVVGAGATGEGSMDAANMLKPALARGELHVVGATTLDEYRKYIEKDAALERRFQPVKVPEPSVDETVEILEGLRDAYEAHHGVRFTDGALAAAAALSDRYISDRFLPDKAIDLMDQAGARVRLRAASPSPELTEREEHIARLRRELNQAVASEDFGRASELKKEISEAESELTGMEERREGVVTVDLKDIADVVARRTGIPVSQLTESEKEKLLNLEEDMHTRVVGQNEAIAAVSQAVRRNRSGMGDPDRPVGSFLFLGPTGVGKTEVAKTIAEKLFGSEDKLVRFDMSEFQEKHTVARLVGAPPGYVGYEEAGQLTEKVRRNPYCVVLFDEIEKAHPDVFNALLQVLDDGILTDAQGRTVNFRHCVIIMTSNIGAQLIIDHEGDVFEIKGELMDMLRGFFRPEFLNRIDDIIVFNGLSEKDLEQILDLLLAKTSKRLEAQGLGLEITEPAKKLLIAHGYQPEFGARPLRRTIQTEVDNRIATLLLSGDAEPGDTVVVDVREDSLHVTVRGKDGDKDKAPAKTAKAAKKTTTEKSSTDASKKGDTKKPRKTAKNDDDTA